A region of the Sandaracinaceae bacterium genome:
TACGGTGGTGAGCTCGCCCGGCCGACCACGACCGGCATCGGCCTCCGACCGGCGTACCCACTCCCGGACCGACGACTCGGTCAGGTCCAGGTCCTTCGCGACCTGGGCGACGGTCCGGTCACCCACCTGGCAGAGGGCGACGACCTCGGCCCTGAACTCCGGCGTGAACTTCCTTCGTTTTCTTTTCGGCATGGGACACTCCTCGCGCATCTTCGCGCCTTCGGGGGTGTCCACGGAAGCGGGGGATCCTCAGTAGCGGAGGCGGAAGCGGCAGCGGAAGC
Encoded here:
- a CDS encoding transposase, whose amino-acid sequence is MPKRKRRKFTPEFRAEVVALCQVGDRTVAQVAKDLDLTESSVREWVRRSEADAGRGRPGELTTV